From a region of the Helianthus annuus cultivar XRQ/B chromosome 5, HanXRQr2.0-SUNRISE, whole genome shotgun sequence genome:
- the LOC110943991 gene encoding uncharacterized protein LOC110943991 has translation MNPATGIQSQIPKLSGQNYYHWHIQMRVLLESQDLWNIVEDGFQALGTNPSEDAIAAHRESTKKDRRALHIIFQSVNETVFERIAMAKTSKDAWITLHKSYRGENRVKTVKLQTLRCSFDTLKMKEGETVEDYFNRTTLIVNQLRMNEEQISEQRVVEKILRSLTRNFESVVITVEETKDLESMSTEELMGILQSHELRMKLYEDVPMEHAFQMQNLNTDRSGQNVKGRGKNKSRSWGSIRCFNCQKLGHTAKFCPKKDVNERSDNALIHKEDELDEQQDDTMFMIFNMEEAIKEDCWYLDSGCSNHMTGNKGLFVKLDESLQKEVRTGDDKRLEVQGIGEVMISIKGQKKKVQNVFYVKGLKHNLLSVGQLLQKGYKVEFMKERCTIKDTNDRTIGIIKMTNNKMFPLNPENDISLALSMTTTDCSTLWHERFGHVNYDTLI, from the coding sequence ATGAATCCTGCAACCGGTATTCAATCGCAAATTCCAAAACTTTCTGGGCAGAATTACTATCACTGGCATATCCAGATGAGGGTTTTACTGGAATCTCAAGACTTATGGAATATAGTAGAAGACGGGTTTCAAGCATTAGGAACGAATCCGTCAGAAGATGCTATCGCTGCACATCGGGAATCAACAAAGAAAGATAGAAGGGCTCTACACATCATATTCCAGTCGGTAAATGAAACAGTGTTTGAACGTATCGCTATGGCAAAAACATCAAAAGATGCATGGATCACGCTGCACAAATCTTACAGGGGTGAAAATCGCGTCAAAACGGTAAAATTACAAACTTTAAGATGTAGTTTTGATACGTTAAAAATGAAAGAGGGTGAAACCGTAGAAGATTATTTTAATAGAACAACCTTAATTGTAAATCAATTAAGAATGAatgaagaacaaataagtgaacaGCGTGTAGTAGAAAAGATACTACGAAGTCTGACTCGGAACTTCGAGTCTGTGGTCATTACCGTGGAAGAAACAAAAGATTTAGAGAGTATGTCCACCGAAGAACTCATGGGCATACTCCAATCTCACGAACTACGGATGAAACTGTATGAAGATGTTCCCATGGAACATGCATTTCAAATGCAAAACTTAAACACAGACAGATCCGGACAGAATGTGAAGGGACGGGGCAAGAATAAAAGTAGATCTTGGGGCTCTATAAGATGTTTTAATTGTCAGAAACTTGGTCATACGGCCAAGTTTTGTCCGAAAAAGGATGTAAACGAAAGATCTGACAATGCTCTAATTCATAAGGAAGATGAATTAGACGAGCAACAAGATGACACCATGTTTATGATCTTCAACATGGAGGAGGCGATTAAGGAAGATTGCTGGTACTTAGACAGCGGGTGCAGCAATCATATGACAGGTAATAAAGGTCTGTTTGTAAAATTAGACGAATCACTTCAAAAGGAAGTGAGAACGGGGGACGATAAACGATTAGAAGTTCAAGGAATCGGAGAAGTAATGATATCTATAAAAGGTCAGAAAAAGAAGGTTCAAAACGTATTCTATGTGAAGGGATTAAAACACAACTTATTAAGTGTGGGTCAATTGCTACAAAAAGGTTACAAAGTAGAGTTTATGAAGGAACGGTGTACCATCAAGGATACGAATGATCGTACAATAGGAATCATTAAAATGACAAACAATAAAATGTTTCCTTTGAACCCTGAAAATGATATATCACTAGCACTGTCAATGACGACAACTGATTGCTCTACTCTGTGGCATGAACGTTTTGGACATGTAAACTATGACACCTTGATTTAA
- the LOC110941939 gene encoding splicing factor 3B subunit 4 — MTTRIAPGVGANLLGQHSAERNQDATAYVGNLDPQASEELLWELFVQAGPVVNVYVPKDRVTNLHQGYGFVEFRSEEDADYAIKVLNMIKLYGKPIRVNKASQDKKSLDVGANLFVGNLDPDVDEKLLYDTFSAFGVIVTNPKIMRDPETGNSRGFGFISYDSFEASDAAIESMNGQYLCNRQITVSYAYKKDTKGERHGTPAERTLASSNPTTQKSRPHTLFASGPPTIPKVGQLNGAALPPRPFANGAVPQVSTLPAIPPPPQHAQVYQPMQMSVPPPQWQQMGQPQGMPPQHIQQFRPPPSNIPPPPSNMPQMMNRPPPPPAGMSGQHVWRAPPPPQQLAGSHGHPSMMMPPPQPPPPSG; from the exons ATGACCACCAGAATAGCTCCCGGAGTGGGGGCGAATCTCCTAGGTCAACACTCGGCGGAGAGGAACCAGGACGCCACCGCCTACGTCGGCAATCTCGACCCTCAG GCAAGTGAAGAGTTATTATGGGAGTTGTTCGTTCAAGCTGGCCCAGTTG TTAATGTGTATGTTCCCAAAGATAGAGTCACTAATCTCCACCAAGGGTATGGCTTTGTAGAGTTCCGAAGTGAAGAAGATGCAGACTAT GCAATAAAAGTTCTCAATATGATCAAGCTATATGGGAAGCCAATACGAGTCAACAAG GCATCACAAGATAAGAAGAGCTTGGATGTAGGAGCAAACCTTTTTGTTGGAAACCTGGATCCT GATGTGGATGAGAAACTGCTCTATGATACTTTCAGTGCTTTTGGAGTTATTGTGACGAATCCCAAG ATAATGAGAGACCCCGAGACGGGAAATTCCCGTGGATTTGGATTCATCAGCTATGATTCTTTTGAGGCTTCAGATGCAGCTATAGAG TCGATGAATGGACAATATCTGTGCAATCGTCAGATAACCGTGTCTTATGCTTACAAGAAAGACACAAAGGGAGAGCGTCATGGTACCCCTGCAG AGAGGACCCTGGCAAGCAGCAACCCTACCACTCAGAAAAGTAGGCCCCACACATTGTTTGCAAGCGGCCCCCCTACAATTCCCAAGGTCGGTCAACTGAATGGCGCTGCACTTCCTCCACGGCCTTTCGCAAATGGTGCGGTTCCACAAGTTTCAACTCTTCCGGCAATCCCTCCCCCTCCACAACACGCTCAAGTCTACCAGCCCATGCAAATGTCGGTGCCACCACCACAATGGCAGCAGATGGGCCAGCCTCAGGGCATGCCGCCACAACACATCCAGCAGTTCAGGCCGCCCCCATCTAACATCCCACCGCCGCCATCAAACATGCCTCAGATGATGAACCGGCCGCCACCACCGCCAGCTGGAATGTCTGGTCAGCATGTTTGGAGGGCTCCTCCACCTCCGCAACAGTTGGCTGGCAGTCATGGTCACCCTTCTATGATGATGCCACCTCCACAGCCGCCTCCTCCATCAGGTTGA
- the LOC110943990 gene encoding uncharacterized protein LOC110943990, which yields MDFFWGRSENNKRTCWVAWDNITKDKEDGGLGLCPLKIANIALLRKWWWKYRAQEHDLWRRFIDAIHMTPRTWPSVPYNKQITGTWGCIAQLENYIIATNTELGKVIKGKVGDGKKDKGCKVMDRCIRMGQILSFDWKWKGQPGSGDMLSEFMNLLSLLSNYHFDSREDQWAWNINGATEFSVSMVKKELMKEDNNSSGSGFEWNLWAPIKVNLFVWRLLLDRISTAYNLYKRGIIHQMVDCKLCGDSPETTDHMVTSCYIASVVWQRVGAWCKLPPIFLFSTKDVMEIHTQAGGTDQRKKTINVILMVSLWSIWKARNKAIFEDEQVEPGKITGEMKSLSILWVKYRSKICNLDWIRWLNFDL from the exons ATGGATTTCTTTTGGGGAAGATCGGAAAACAATAAAAGAACATGTTGGGTCGCTTGGGATAATATTACTAAGGATAAAGAAGATGGTGGCTTGGGTCTATGTCCTCTAAAGATTGCTAACATCGCTTTGTTAAGGAAATGGTGGTGGAAATATAGAGCACAAGAGCATGATCTCTGGCGAAGGTTTATAGATGCAATCCACATGACTCCAAGAACATGGCCATCAGTCCCTTATAATAAACAAATAACAGGAACATGGGGTTGCATAGCTCAACTGGAAAATTATATAATCGCCACGAATACCGAGTTAGGTAAAGTTATAAAGGGTAAGGTGGGAGATGGAAAGAAA GATAAAGGCTGCAAGGTGATGGATAGGTGTATTCGCATGGGGcaaattttgagttttgattGGAAGTGGAAAGGACAACCGGGGTCGGGGGACATGCTATCAGAATTTATGAACCTTCTATCGTTATTGAGTAATTATCATTTTGATTCTAGAGAAGACCAGTGGGCCTGGAATATAAACGGTGCTACTGAATTTTCAGTTTCGATGGTGAAAAAGGAGCTTATGAAAGAGGATAATAACAGTTCGGGCAGCGGATTCGAGTGGAACTTATGGGCGCCGATTAAAGTGAATTTATTCGTCTGGAGGTTACTTCTTGATAGGATTTCTACGGCTTATAATCTATACAAAAGGGGTATTATCCATCAGATGGTGGATTGTAAGTTATGTGGCGACTCCCCAGAGACTACGGACCATATGGTTACTTCATGCTATATTGCAAGTGTGGTTTGGCAACGGGTCGGGGCATGGTGTAAACTCCCCCCGATATTTCTATTCTCGACCAAGGATGTTATGGAAATCCACACACAAGCTGGTGGCACGGACCAGAGAAAGAAGACGATAAACGTCATATTGATGGTTTCGCTATGGAGCATATGGAAAGCTAGGAACAAAGCAATTTTTGAAGATGAGCAAGTGGAGCCGGGGAAGATTACAGGTGAAATGAAGTCCCTCAGTATTTTGTGGGTCAAGTATCGTTCTAAAATTTGTAATTTAGATTGGATCCGTTGGTTGAATTTTGATTTGTAA
- the LOC110943989 gene encoding uncharacterized mitochondrial protein AtMg01250-like yields the protein MGLIASAKSSVLVNGVPAFEFKYSKGIRQGDPISPFLFLIGMEAFTVMFKKAIAEGVFKGFEAPNGGPYVTCLLFADDSLIIGEWSDANADNMLRLLKCFNIISGLNINYQKSSLIGVGVNEVEVVSMANRMNCRVEKAPFLYLGLKVRANMNRIRNWQPVIDVFDARLASWKASSLSMGERLTILKSVLES from the coding sequence ATGGGTTTAATTGCTTCGGCAAAATCATCGGTGCTCGTTAATGGAGTTCCTGCCTTTGAGTTCAAATACTCTAAAGGGATTCGCCAAGGAGATCCTATTTCGCCATTTTTATTTCTAATAGGCATGGAAGCCTTTACGGTGATGTTCAAAAAGGCGATCGCGGAAGGGGTTTTTAAGGGTTTCGAAGCACCGAACGGGGGGCCTTATGTTACATGTCTTTTGTTCGCCGATGACTCCCTAATCATAGGAGAATGGTCCGATGCTAATGCAGACAATATGTTGAGATTGTTGAAGTGTTTCAACATAATCTCAGGTCTTAACATCAATTATCAAAAGTCCAGCCTTATTGGGGTTGGAGTCAATGAGGTGGAAGTGGTCTCTATGGCGAATAGAATGAATTGTAGGGTGGAAAAGGCTCCTTTCTTATACCTCGGGTTAAAGGTTAGAGCTAATATGAATCGGATCCGAAATTGGCAACCGGTGATAGACGTTTTTGATGCTAGATTGGCCAGTTGGAAAGCTTCCTCGTTATCGATGGGCGAAAGACTTACAATTCTTAAATCGGTCCTTGAAAGCTGA